Genomic segment of Parageobacillus genomosp. 1:
GTAACGAATTTTTATTTTCAAGAAAATAACCGCCTAACGATGGCGGTTATTTTTTATGCGTTCATATTCATGAATAATGGCTGCTGCTTTTTGAATAATTGGTTCGATCGATCGCTCATCTTCGATAATGTCGTATTCGTTAATATTTATACGCAACACAGGGCAGATGTTAAATTCGTTAATCCACGCCTCGTAGCGTTCGTACATCTCTTTCCAATAGGATACGGGGGTTTTTTGCTCCATTGGACGCCCACGTTCACGAATGCGTTTCATCACTTCTTCGAAACTTCCTTCCAAATAAATAAGCAAATCGGGATGAGGAAAATACGGTGTCATCACCATTGCCTGGAATAAGCTTGTATATGTTTCGTAATCAACAGCTGTCATTGTCCCGTTTTCAAAGTGCATTTTCGCAAAAATATGGGCGTCTTCATAAATAGAGCGGTCTTGGACAAACCCGCCGCCGTATTCAAACATCCGCTTTTGTTCTTTAAACCGCTCAGCTAGGAAATAAATTTGCAAATGGAAACTCCAGCGCTGAAAATCGCCGTAAAACTTCTCCAAGTAAGGATTCGTATCTACTTTTTCCAATGAAGTGCGGAAGTTCAATGCTTTTGCCAATGCTTTTGTCATCGTCGATTTACCAACGCCGACCGTGCCGGCAATCGTAATGACTGCATGATCTGGAATGCGGTATTTTTCACGTAAATTCATCATGATGAAACTCCTTTTACGACATGGTTTATTTGTTCGAATATGTAATGTAAATCTTCTTTTCGTTGAACGAAGTCAAGCTCATCTCCGTTAAGGCGGAGGACAGGGACGTGCGGATGTTCCCGCTCAAATAGGGAAAAGATTTCTTCATAGTCGGTGCAAAGCTGCTGTAAATAGAGCGGATCGATGTTTTTTTCAAAATCACGACCTCGTTGTTGAATGCGTGTTAACAAGGTGTCAAGGCTGGCATGTAAGTAAATGATGATATTGGGCTGCGGCAAACCTTCGGTTAAAATATTGTATATTTTCTCATATTTTTGATAATGGTGATCTTTTAACGTTTTTTTCGCGAAAATTAAGTTTTTCATCATATGATAATCCGCGACGACTGGGACTTTTTGTTGGAGAAAACGGTGCTGAATCTCTTCTAATTGTTTGTAGCGATGACAAAGGAAAAACATTTCCGTTTGGAAGCTCCATTCCTCCATATTTTCATAAAATTTCCCGAGAAA
This window contains:
- a CDS encoding deoxynucleoside kinase — protein: MRNVPFVAVEGPIGVGKTSLAAAIAKQFHYHLVKEIVEENPFLGKFYENMEEWSFQTEMFFLCHRYKQLEEIQHRFLQQKVPVVADYHMMKNLIFAKKTLKDHHYQKYEKIYNILTEGLPQPNIIIYLHASLDTLLTRIQQRGRDFEKNIDPLYLQQLCTDYEEIFSLFEREHPHVPVLRLNGDELDFVQRKEDLHYIFEQINHVVKGVSS
- a CDS encoding deoxynucleoside kinase — encoded protein: MNLREKYRIPDHAVITIAGTVGVGKSTMTKALAKALNFRTSLEKVDTNPYLEKFYGDFQRWSFHLQIYFLAERFKEQKRMFEYGGGFVQDRSIYEDAHIFAKMHFENGTMTAVDYETYTSLFQAMVMTPYFPHPDLLIYLEGSFEEVMKRIRERGRPMEQKTPVSYWKEMYERYEAWINEFNICPVLRININEYDIIEDERSIEPIIQKAAAIIHEYERIKNNRHR